tatttttatctaataaattaagtgatagggttaaatatctaattatataacaatggttctttcaACTAggcataatattaaaaaaaatctaAGTTACATTTTAGTATTCTAAATGAAAACAATCCATAATCGAGGGATTCTACATCTAAGTAAAAACgagagtaaactaactaatcataaTAATCACGGGAGTAAAAATGCAAACATAAAATAATAAACatggcaataataataattctagcaaAATGATAGTAACAAAAAAGGCtacaactaataacaataataacaataataacaataataatgatagtagcgaTAATGAAATTTAAATAGAACAACTTACAAACAAAGCTTCAATTTATTGATTGGAAATGGTAAGAAATGGAAATGACAGCACCCGTGCACACGAACAATAATACCCGTACAATATTGAAACTATCTAACTTGAACTTGGAATTAAAAATAATACGGAATACGAAACTTAAAATAATTGATACGGAGTAAAAGAAATAATATGACAGTATCTTGAAATTAATTTGTGAGTAAGTTGATGTCTCTTGACACTCTGCTTTCTATCTCTGTATCCTCTTTTCAACCGGTGCAAACCTCTTTCTATATAATCTCAAATCATGAGATTTAAGATTAAATTAATtactattatattttatatttattattatatgttaaaCTGCATCTGAATCTGAGATGTTCTCTTGGTCCAGCCGAAAGTAACAAATTTTATATCATAAAGTGTACCGCCCCATGTGAACTTGGAATCTAAATCTGGTCGAaaaactacgcgtttcgcgtagatagataAGCGTTTTGCGTAAGgcatcttcatgaaagttgtagatttttgagttacggacgtctggacacctgattcaccttttttcgagtccgtatgatttagttacgatttttttcgtgcaggcgcgctgatttcgtgatttcgatcattttaacttgtagtcttgaggcgcgatgttgtagtcttttgttgctcattagaaatctccattttatctttattttgatctttatatcattgaaaatccataataacacttcattcgacgctttggatattttaaccaattacaaacctgaaaactactcggatacacataaaatcataacatttgggactgatattgcgactaagaatatgcatTAATTGAGCAATATCATATGTTTATAGGGGAATACCCGGATGCTTATGTTATTTTTCAACCTTATTGAATTTCTGATCATAGACCCATGGTGTTAAAGTTGCCCGATGTTAGTGGTTCTAAGCCAAAACCGTTTAAGTTTGGCAATTTTGTTGTTCATAATGAGGCGTTTCAAAAGGTGGTTAAGGATGGTTGGGGTGTTGAGGTGCATGGTCATCTAATGTTTCGTGTTGTTAAAAGACTTCGATTGATGAAGAAAGCCTTTAGAAAACTCATGTGGTCTAAAGGAAATATTCATGATCGAGTTACTAAACTAAGGGCTGAATTGGACTCAACGCAGGTTCTTCTAAATGTTAATCCTGATTCAGTGCCTCTTCGATTAGCTGAGAAAAACAAATTGCAAGAGTTTAACGAAGCATTGATTGAGGAAGAACGCTTTTTAAAACAAAAGGCAAAGGTGGAGTGGCTTCGAGTTGGTGATTCAAACTCTAGTTACTTCCACAAAGTTGTTAAAGGTAGGAAAAATCGCAACCATATTCACGCTATTTTTCACAATAATGATAATGTCGTTGAAGGTGATGGAGTTGCTAATGTTTTTACGCAACATTATGAACAATTCCTTGGTATGGCAGCCAACTGTGATAGCATCGATGATCCTGATTCATTGTTTACTTCACGCATTAGTTCGGTTAAAGCTATTCATATGGTGAGACCAATTACGAGCCAGGAAGTTCGGGAGGCTATGTTCATTATTGGTAATGATAAAGCGCCGGGGCCAGATGGGTACTCTTCGATGTTTTTCAAAGAGGCGTGGGATATTGTTAGAGAGGATGTTTGTTCGGCTATTAAAGCTTTCTTTGCTAATGGTCAGTTGCTTTCGGAACTGAACCACACGATTATTGCTCTTGTGCCGAAAACTCAGCACCCAAGTAAGGTTAATGATTTTCGCCCAATTTCATGCTGTAATGTTATTTATAAATGCATTAGCAAAATTATTACGAACCGTATTACTTCGTGCTTGGGTGATATTGTCCAGGAAAACCAATCGGCTTTTATTCCGGGTCGCCGTATAGCTGATAATATCTTATTAACCCAGGAATTAATGAGGAATTATCACTTGCAAAGTGGGATTCCTCGGTGTGCTTTCAAGGTTGACATCCAAAAAGCTTATGACACGGTTGATTGGAGTTTTTTGAGGGCCATATTGGGGCATTTTTGTTTTCATAAAATAATGATAAAGTGGATAATGAAGTGTGTTTCATCTACTTCCTTCTCGATATGCATTAATGGTAACTTATGTGGGTACTTTAAGGGCAAACGGGATCTTAGGCAGGGAGACCCAATGTCTCCTTATTTATTTACCCTTGTGATGGAAGTTCTTTCGCTCATGTTACAACGGAATATTCGGCGTTCGCCAGGTTTCCGTTATCACCCAAAGTGTGAGAGGCTCAAAATCATTAATTTATGTTTCGCAGATGACTTGTTCTTATTTACTCATGCAGATGTTGTATCCGCAAGAGTTGTCTTTGATTCGTTGGATGAATTCAAGAGAGTTTCGGGCCTTACTCCTAGCATTCCTAAAAGCACCGGTTACTTTGCTAATGTTAACAATGACGTGAAAACTCAAATCCTGAGCTTAATGTCGTTTGAAGTGGGTCATCTTCATGTGCGTTATTTGGGTGTTCCCTTGGTTTCCTCAAGATTACACATACGTGATTGTAAACCGTTGCTTGAGATGGTGAAAAATTGTATTAATGACTGGAGAAATAAGTTTTTATCATTTGCAGGCCGAGTCCAACTGATTATGTCGGTGATCGAGTCTATGCAACTGTATTGGTACTCGGTGTTTGTTATCCCAGATTCGGTAGTCAAAGAGATCGAGAAAATGACAAGGGGTTTCTTGTGGTGTCAAGGCGAGATGAAACGTGGTAAAGCTAAGGTTAAGTGGGATGATGTATGCCTTCCAAAAACAGAGGGTGGTCTCGGTATTAGATGTCTCAAACTATGGAATGTGGCGTTATTATCTTCCCAGTTTGGCGTCTGTTATCCCATAAGCAATCTTTATGGGTGAAGTGGGTGCACACTTACCGTTTGGCTAATCATaatttttgggatgtgatgatgCCTAATGATGCTAGTTGGAGTTGGCGGAAAATGCTTAATATTAGAGACATTATTCATATGCATGTTGTTCATAAGATTGGTAATGGGACTACCACTAATGCTTGATTTGATCGTTGGCACCCTCACGGGACTATTGTAGAAATTGTTTCTCGTCGGAACATTGTTCGTGAAGGGTACAATTTAAATGAGAAGGTGTGTGATGTAATGCATGGTTCTGAATTGACATGGCCGAGTACGTGGTATACGGAATTTAATGCTATCCAAGATGTTGCGCCTCCCATTCTTACGGATCAATCTGATATAGTTCAATGGCGAGATTGTAGTGGTAATTGGATAGATTTTTCAGTTAGCGTGGTATGGGATACAATTCGTCCCCATGCTCCTACGATCCCGTGGTGTAGCGTGATTTGGTATAGCCAATGCATTCCCCGGCACGCATTTATTGTTTGGCTTCTTATGGGAGAACGGTTGAAAACCCAGGATAAATTAAAGGCATGCGAACGAAATTTACAATTGAATGTGAATTTGACGTGTGCCTTGTGTAAGTCTCAACCTGACTCGCATGATCATTTATTTTTTTATTGCCCCGTTTCGAAACAATTATGCAAGAAGTTCACGCATGTGGTTGCGGTTGCAAACTGGAGTAGCGATTGGAAAAATCTTCGGGAAATTCTAATCCCTTATGCGAACCGCAATGTTGCTCGTGGTGTTGTTGCTAAACTCGTTTTTGGTGCCTTGGTTTACTACGTGTGGCAGGAAAGAAACAACCGGTTATATGGCCAAAGGCTCGTTCGGTGGACCAGCTCTATGAAGTTACCTTCTCAACAGTTTGAATGAAGTTATTGTCTATCAAGTTTCGGAATTCAGCCTTTGTTCGAGTAATGAAGGAGTGTTGGAAAGTGCCATAACATAATCTTGTTTTGGTAGTGGGGTCTAGATTTTGCATATTTTATGTTTAGTCTAGTTGGTTTGCTGTTTGGTTGTAAGGCGCGCTTACAACATTGAACTCTCATTGTActcattctttttattatttttaataatatttgccgggataaccctttaccaaaAAAAAAGTTATTATAACTAAGATTCAAAATTTTGAGTGAAGTAAGCGCACCCAAAGAAGGAAATATCCCATTTGTAATATAATTCCACTCGAGGTCAAGTGATTCTTGATTTTTCAAACTCGACAACTTTTCAAGTCCTGCAACAACAAAGTTATATCGTTGTTTCAAAAAGTTGACTTTCTAAATATGTTTCATGCCCCATACatgtgggattgggttttgttgttgtctaAATATGTTTTCTAATAATAGAAAGTTGAATGGCTTGTGATTGGCATATGTATCTTTGATCGTCGAACAGTTTGGTCGATCAACCTATAGGCACACTTAAATCAAAATTTACTTTAACGCTTTTGGTTTAAATAAAGTAAAGCTAGTTAATATACTTATACTAACATTTGATATGAGCTAGACAAAGACAAACCAATACTGTTCACTCGTTTTTAAAATCAATAGAAGGTAAATTCCCCAAGAGCTAGATGGAAGCAGTAAATTAGTAAATGAAGCAAATATATATACGGAAAATGAAACGTATGATATAAGAAAAGCGAAAATATCTAAATCACATGTCAACAAAACAAATGTATTAAGTTAATTTACTCGGTAATTGTATTAATGTATACTTTAATCTGGTAATTAAGACAATAATGGGTGCTGTCACCATCAGAGAAGATATTtataatcttttgataataaataTATTAAGGTTAATTACATTGGTATAACTTAACCAAAAGGGAGAAAATTATATTTGGTGACTAAATTAGTTTGAGATTAAATTTAGGGTTATTAACCAAAACGCCTTTTTAATTAACTCATTAGCGGGTGTGCTGAATAAAAAACTAAGGGCAAGACTCAAAATTATTGAAGGGGTTCGGGTTAGAGGGTAATTATATTATTTACAAACCGAAATGGGTGTAACATATAACACATCAATATGGATCATTACTCAAAGAAAATTAGACAATGATGTACATTATACCTGTGCTCACAATTCCATTATCCAGAAGATCATATGACAAATTGAGACTTCGCAGCTCTTTAAAAGGAAGAAAAAGAGACACGTTTAATGGCCAAATCCTTTCATCCCCTAAATCATCTGCTAATCTTCCCATGATGTTTCCGAATAACAAGTTTATGACATGCCCAGTAGTTTTGTTGCACTCGACCCTCTCCAAATCACAACACTCTCCGTCATCATCAACCCAATTTGGAAGAAGTGGGTCCACATCAGTGACATGTAaatgttggaattcaatataacaacatgttcttaatgttaacataattactaaaccaatttagtaagatatatagcaagcggaagcatgatttactaagaaaacaagtgtatatatttaacCATTTATTTGAATTCTAAGtggatatcaagtcttgaaatatacttacaaataagattaaggaagaagtagtacctcctcaagtaaattgagggtagtttacaaggttgcaagatgatgaaacaatgcaccaatacacccttgatatagttaggctttagaaccttaatgagctagcaaACTAAGCTTGGAACCCACTCCTTTCGCACCccaaaaactggacagcagcaggCTCCAAAGATGATGTCGAATGTAagttccaaaactatgaaacctcaagagataataccccaagccaacctccaacacctagtactttagttaggatttaatgacacttgattagaGCTTGCAAAGATCAAATTTTGAACTCCTTTTAACCACCAAAAGGCCACGGCAGCAGGCAGCAAAGAAGCTGAATTTTGTGCAGTTTTTCTTTGATcttttgatgtgtattgcatgtcttacttgagtcaagaccttggtagactacttaagcatgtacctaaggagttgtgctatcttaaaagtgacaaaccaaagcatgggtgtctccttggagactccaaaatctgcacactattaattatataacaaggtttatatcttataaaacttgttataaaatactttgtaattatataaaacttgttatataaagtatgcatttgttaaatcacttattttataaaccaagttttataaaatataacacaacataattatttaaacctataaataattaaatacaaattatccaaataatttgtttcaagtaataacatttcagaaaactgatttcctaaagttcaagtgtcgcgtatttatttaacaatccagtcgttaagattaaatacatataaagtgttggtaagcttgttattgggtatgacccgacttggatcataacacattagccacattaatttaatatgtctctcgggcatatgaaataccttcaatctcccacttgcacgagaaacataagaaattaatgcaagtgatggataccacctaacgaccgtccatcacccccaatatgttatgactttgtgccattcaataacatcatccctttcgagttcccatctcgaatatgaataggtgaatcttttcattatatcctttcgtcctagatgtcatgttaattccaagagatacagaatgatcactctcttttagatttaactttatcaggccttagacatctgactctcaacgaataagagggacaaattccatcttgactacacacGTCCTAAATAtttactttgtattatacctgaactcttccttatgaactaccatatttcagaatagcgaaggaaagaatcaaggtacaatacttgataaatatccgaacctaatatgtatctcaggtcggaggatacaatgatattcgcctttactcaagattacatgtgatcaaccacaaaggctccattttgtaagtcttgagagcgggtcttccaatattcgtgtcccacaaatatctatgaaccttggttgcaaccttgccccacattcatcccgtgaatatataccaatccaagttcataatagtctaaacctcacacttgttcccacaaatgtgatcgactacggaatttagaataattacttattcatggataaaatatgcaaataggaacataactcaaaataaattaatgccataattatattaatgattttgaacaatttcgttccgttacaatacttaaaacagatcacaaccaatcactagaatatcgaagccctaatgcactaacatgcccttgatgttttgcaccatgtaagagcttcgtgagtggatccgctatattaagatctgtgtgaactttgcgaatacatatctttcccttttcaacttcatcccttatgtagttgaatcaccgctcaatgtgacgggtcttttggtgagcacgaggttccttgatttgagcaatcgcaccctcgttgtcacaaaagatctcaagagggtcctgaatggaagggactactcctaagtcgtcgatgaatttcttcatccatgcagcttcctgagctaccaatgaggcggcaatgtactccgactctgtagtggataatgcaacaacatcctgttttaaactcttccaagagaccgcacctccatttaacgtgaagacataaccggattgtgatcgagaatcatctcgatcagtttggaaactcgcgtccacgtaaccttttacagcgagttcctcctcaccagacccatatattagaaacatatccttagtcctcctaaggtatttcaatatacttttgacagcaatccaatgaatttttcctgggttattctggtatctacttgtcaagctaagagcgcatgacacatccggtctagtgcatatcattgcatacatgattgacccaatagcagatgcgtatgagactttcttcattctctcttgttcatctttcgtggtagggcactgagatgaactgagaagtgttcccttttgaataggtaccaaacctttcttagagttgtccatcttgaaccttttcaagatcttttcaatgtatgcactttgattcaaacctatcagtttcttggatctatccctgtagatcacaatccccaaaacgtattgtgcttctccaagatccttaatggagaagcatttacttaaccaagttttaactccttgcattgccgaaatatcgtttccaaataacaatatatcatccacatatagtacaaggaacatgattgtgctcccactagctttcttgtatacacaagcttcatcaccatttttaatgaagctaaatttcttggcctcctcattaaaacgatgattccacattctagatgcttgtttcaatccgtagattgacttctttaacttgcatacctttttaggatatttcggatcaacaaaaccctcaggctgaaccatatagacatcttcctcaagatgtccgtttaggaaagcggtcttgacatccatctgccatatttcataatcataatgagcagcaatggcaagtaatatcctaatagactttagcattgccacaggcgaaaaagtttcatcatagtcaaccccttgagtttgagtgaaaccttttgctacaagtctagctttatatgtatccaagtttccatgtatgttggttttcattttgaaaagccatttacaatcaactagccttgagccagtagattgttcaacaagttcccaaatttggttgtcatacatggattgcatctcagcgttcatggcttcctgctatttatctttatcaatccttgataaagcatcttggtagtttgttggttcatccaaatcaaccacgtagcaaccatccatgagaaacctatatctctcaggaggattactgatcctaccagatctgcgaacgtcttgtgtattttgatcatccattagatcactctcaacattttcatgttgagtactagtgtcaaccaattgggtgtcatctacttgatcttgaacctcttcaagatcaatcttcctttcactatttccttctattaggaacttagtttcaaggaattcagcctttcgagcaacaaatacattttgcacggttggatcatagaaatagtatcccatatcatccttgggatatcctatgaagatacacttcgtggatcgagcattcaacttattagggacgtaacgcttaggataagcttcacatccccatacctttaagtatgatagagatggaggttttccaaaccatatctcatgaggtgttcgttccactttcttggttggggccatatttaaaatacgagctgcggagcatagacaataaccccaaaatgatagaggtaacgagcttctagccatcatagatcgaaccatatccattagggtttggttcctcctttcgaaaactccattaagttgtggtgtcccgggtggagtaagttgcgagataatcccacaacttctaagatgatcttggaaagcatcgcttaggtattcacctcctctatcggtacgaagtaccttgattgtcttatttagttgattttgtacttcgttttgatattccttgaatgcttcaaaagtttcgtccttgtgtcttaataagtagacatatccgaaacgactaaagtcatcaatgaaagtgacgaagtatctttcaccattcctagttatgggcttaaagggtccacatacatccgaatgtattaagcccaataagtctttagccctttcataggttccTTTGAAagatgctttagtcattttgccttgtaaacaagattcacatacatcaaacgagtctagatcatttgatttcaaaagtccattattttgaagtgtatgcattcggttcttgtttatgtgaccaaggcaacaatgccataagtaggaatcactcaaatcccttttgagtttcttggtgtttgtaacatcccgcctttttccatttatttttccgttatactaatataaagtccgttatatgtttataacatctcccgttgatacgcgttttaaattatctcgtttaggtaattcccgcacccgagcgaaagttgagggactaaacttgacaagggatcaaacccttgactaggtcaaagggtcaaacccctttcacccattcatttcatcttcatctctctctctttctctctagcaagaacacacacacccaaaaccatattcattcaatcatcatctaaattcgatctaggaggcttacaacaaaataaattacatattcgtgatcctctcttcatcctcttcgttttggtaccaacttcatctcatttgggtaactttctaaaatcactagattttgtgttcttgatgtttttaacttataaaagtgttaattagtgtctatggctcaagtctaacatgaatatatgatttatatgctcgatctcgttgttttagtgtaactagcatgaacttgaattttggtgtgttattcttgaattttggatgatcatatgttgttagatgttaaaagttgatgttttaattgtgttactagtatcactagcttcaatttgatgtgtaggttgctttagaaaagttcatgaactcgatttatgattttggtgaaattgggttagggtttgatgaacttgaaatggacttttgatgcattgaatgccatggattatggttggtaagtgtttagttagaatgtatgcttgattaccttcgaaacggcatatcattcatgtaaattggttgcccgaatcattgaattgcatttatgaacttgtatgcgattaatgttgagcattagatgcgattttggttgttataataggtagattgattgatgaaatgtgtttagttgtgttctttgtcaaattacctttccaacgatataaggtgcgagttctaaatgttagcggtttgtaatttatgcttgaaagagttttgatttgggacttgaacaattgagactgaccaggtaccagcgcacggccaatgccgcggcgcggccagaccatgtcgcggtgcgacataagccttggtcaggctctgaccaccatgtccaaattacgaaaaatgtttggcatactacggacctccgattcacatgaaatttgttctaacatactcatatatgattaaaaacctcagaaaaatagttcgggacacgacccgaacgtgttgactttcgttgactttgaccgaccaaagtttgactttttgtcaaacttaaccaaatgattatgcaaccttcctaacttatttatatacttgtatcttgcatgaaacttggcaatttgatttcacatgctaaataatcgagtcgtaacgagccataggactaattgaacatctttgacctatcgtgtttaccgttattgatacaacctattgtttagg
This genomic window from Rutidosis leptorrhynchoides isolate AG116_Rl617_1_P2 chromosome 2, CSIRO_AGI_Rlap_v1, whole genome shotgun sequence contains:
- the LOC139890431 gene encoding uncharacterized protein; protein product: MHGSELTWPSTWYTEFNAIQDVAPPILTDQSDIVQWRDCSGNWIDFSVSVVWDTIRPHAPTIPWCSVIWYSQCIPRHAFIVWLLMGERLKTQDKLKACERNLQLNVNLTCALCKSQPDSHDHLFFYCPVSKQLCKKFTHVVAVANWSSDWKNLREILIPYANRNVARGVVAKLVFGALVYYVWQERNNRLYGQRLVRWTSSMKLPSQQFE